Proteins from a genomic interval of Candidatus Edwardsbacteria bacterium RifOxyA12_full_54_48:
- a CDS encoding GTPase translates to MSKKRVLIMGAAGRDFHNFNTYFRDNKDYEVVAFTATQIPDIAGRKYPAALAGKLYPKGIAIYDEKELTKLIAKLKVDQVVFAYSDVPYAYVMGKAAVVNAAGADFMMLGPKDTMIKSTKPLISVCAVRTGSGKSQTTRRVIEILMALGKKVVAIRHPMPYGDLVKQKVQRFATVQDLAKHNCTIEEMEEYEPHVVRGNVIYAGVDYEAILRQAEKEADVIVWDGGNNDFSFYKSDLEIVVVDPHRPGHELSYYPGEVNLRRADVIVINKEDSARKEDIKTVKANIKMANPNALVIDADSPVTVEQPKSLKGKRVLVIEDGPTLTHGEMKYGAGVVAAKKHGVAKMIDPRPYAVGTIADTFKKYPGIGVLLPAMGYSDKQIKDLQATINRTPCDMYVVGTPIDLRRLVKFPKPAVRVGYDLKETSHPDLTAAIKKVIKK, encoded by the coding sequence ATGTCCAAAAAAAGAGTGCTGATCATGGGAGCCGCCGGGCGCGATTTCCATAATTTCAATACCTATTTTCGCGACAACAAGGATTACGAAGTGGTGGCCTTCACCGCCACCCAGATCCCCGATATTGCCGGGCGCAAATATCCGGCGGCTCTGGCCGGAAAGCTTTACCCCAAGGGCATTGCCATCTACGATGAGAAAGAACTCACCAAGCTGATCGCCAAACTGAAGGTCGACCAGGTGGTGTTTGCTTACTCCGATGTGCCCTACGCCTACGTCATGGGCAAGGCGGCCGTGGTCAACGCCGCCGGGGCGGATTTCATGATGCTGGGCCCCAAGGATACCATGATCAAGTCCACCAAGCCGTTGATCTCCGTCTGTGCGGTGCGCACCGGCAGCGGCAAGAGCCAGACCACCCGCCGGGTGATCGAGATCCTGATGGCCCTGGGCAAGAAGGTGGTGGCCATCCGCCATCCCATGCCCTACGGCGACCTGGTCAAGCAGAAGGTCCAGCGCTTTGCCACGGTCCAGGACCTGGCCAAGCATAACTGCACCATCGAGGAGATGGAGGAGTACGAGCCGCATGTGGTGCGCGGCAACGTTATCTACGCCGGGGTGGACTACGAGGCCATTTTGCGCCAGGCCGAGAAGGAGGCCGATGTCATCGTCTGGGACGGCGGCAATAACGACTTCTCGTTCTACAAGTCCGACCTGGAGATAGTGGTGGTGGATCCGCACCGTCCGGGGCATGAGCTGTCATATTATCCGGGCGAGGTCAATCTGCGCCGGGCCGATGTCATCGTCATCAACAAGGAGGACAGCGCCAGGAAAGAGGACATCAAGACCGTCAAAGCCAATATCAAAATGGCCAATCCCAATGCGCTGGTGATCGACGCCGATTCCCCGGTAACGGTGGAACAGCCCAAGAGCCTTAAAGGGAAGAGGGTGCTGGTGATCGAAGACGGCCCGACCCTGACCCATGGCGAGATGAAGTACGGCGCCGGGGTGGTGGCGGCCAAGAAACACGGGGTGGCCAAGATGATAGACCCCCGTCCCTACGCAGTGGGCACCATTGCCGACACCTTCAAGAAATACCCCGGCATCGGCGTACTGCTTCCGGCCATGGGCTATTCCGACAAGCAGATCAAGGACCTCCAGGCCACCATCAACCGGACGCCCTGTGACATGTATGTGGTGGGAACGCCCATCGACCTGCGCCGCCTGGTCAAATTCCCCAAACCGGCGGTTCGGGTGGGATATGACCTCAAGGAGACCTCCCATCCCGATCTAACTGCGGCCATCAAAAAGGTCATCAAAAAATAA